AAGCAGAGGCTTACATTATACCCTTGATTTTCCAGAATTATTGTCTGAAGCGAAAATAACCATACTTACCCCGAGTAATATCGATCATTTTAAAGCTTTAACTCAGGTGAGTTTTTCATTCGCAAAATAGTGCGAGCAATACGCGCCTGATCTTCACTGGATAAGCTGTCTTTAAAAATAAAGTATTGTTTTAAGGCAACATCACTTTTTGTAAATACCAACCAATATCCCCACAAATTAATCTGTGAGTTTGCAGATAGCTGCAAAATATTTTTATGATTAAATTGGCATTCACCCGTATCAGATAGAATAAAGTTGTTAGCTATGCAGGTTTTTATTGAGGGTTTTAATTTAAAGAGTTGTTCGGTTATTACAGCGATATGCGGATGACAATAGTGTGATAAAAGTAACACAGTACATAAAATCCCAAGCCAAAGTTGAAAACCTACAAGTACTGTTAGGGTTAGATAAAAGAAAAGCGTATAAAATGAAAATATAAAAGTCGCCCTGTGTTTAGAGGGCGACACACGAATGTTATACTTTAACGCGCTGTAATATAAGTTGGACCATGGCGTTAAGATCTTTGTCTTCACAAGTTTCGTGTCCCATAAACCAAGCAAACAGCTCAGGATCTTGGCAAACTAATAAACGTTCGAAAATTGCTTTATTTTCTGCCGTAAGATCATCGTATGCATCTTCAACAAAAGGCATAAAGAGTACATCTAACTCTAGCATGCCGCGTCGACAAGCCCATCGTAATCGAGGTTTATTATCTGTTAATGTCATACATAACTCTAATTGGGAATATTTTTACGTATTCTAGCAAATCCAAGGTAAAAATAGCCACGAATTGATCATTAAATTAGACAAGGTTGTATTATCAAAGTAGCAGAAAAATAGCACATGTGGTTGTAATTCGAATAAATGTCCTCATTTTAGAAGTTAATAGACTTTTTCAGCCTTTTGCAGGATGAACATCATAATGAATAATAACTTACCCAGTTATAACGAATTACCCGAAGTATTTGCCATTAACCTAAGTAGTATTGGTGCCATTACCCTTACGGGTGAAGAACAAATAAAATACCTACAAGGCCAAGTAACTTGTGACGTTGCGAGCTTAGAACAAACAAAGTTACTTAACGGGGCTCACTGTAATGCTAAAGGTAAAGTATTTTCTGCATTTCGTTTACTTGAACGCCAAAGTAAATTTTTTCTTATCCAGCCAATCAGCTCAATTAAGCAATCATTAGCAGAATTGAAAAAGTTTGGTGTATTCGCCAAAGTTGAAATAACTGAAGATGTTGAACAAGCTTACTTAGCCATCGCAGGCCAACAAGCTGCCATAAAAATGGCCGCGTTGTTTAAACAAGTTCCTGATGAAAAAACACCCGTAATTCATGAAGGTGATACTACCTTAGCTTATATTGCTGGTAATATTGATCGCTACCTTATTATTGGCAATGCGGCGCAGTTATCAACTTTTTCATCAACATTAGACTTCACTGTATATAACGATTCTGTTTGGAACCTTCTTGAGATTGTTGAAGGCTTCCCACAAATTGCACAGCAATATATTGCCGAATATGTACCGCAAATGCTTAATTTACAGGCGATTAATGGTATTAGCTTCACTAAAGGCTGTTATTTAGGTCAAGAAACAGTTGCCCGTATGCAGTATCTAGGTAAAAATAAGCGCGCACTTTTTGCACTAACAGGCGATAACACTCAAGCCAAAGTGGGTGATATTATCGAGAAAAAGCTCGGTGATAACTGGCGTAAAGCCGGTGACGTGTTAGCATCTTATCAAGCAAGTAATCATCAAACGTATATTCAAGGTGTGTTAGCTAACGATATTGACGATGCTACCGAATTAAGAATTAAAGAGCAGAGCTCAAATTTAACCATACTCCCATTACCTTATAAAACAAATACAGACTAAGCATAGGACTTAATATGAAAATTACCGATAACAAAGTGGTTGTACTACATTACGCCGTTTCTGATAGCGAAGACACCTTAATTGATAGTTCATACGATCACAGCCCATTAGCGGTAATTCAAGGCTCAAACTATCTTATTTCTGGCTTAGAAGAAGCCTTAGTTGATCACCAAGCCGGTGATAAATTTGAAGTTGAAGTAAGCGCAGATAATGCTTACGGCCAACGTGAGGATGGCTTTGTACAAACCGTACCAAAAGCAATGTTTGGTGGTATTGAAGATTTAGCCGTGGGCAGTCAATTGCGTGCAACTACTGACGATGGCGAGCAAACTGTTATCGTAATCGACGTACAAGATGATGAAATAACGGTTGATGGTAACCATCCACTAGCAGGTATTGACTTAAAATTTGATGTTGAGGTGTTAGAAGTACGTGATGCAACTGAAGAAGAGCTAGCTCATGGCCATGTGCATAGTGAAGGCGGCTGTGGTCACAGTCATTAAAAAATTTTAATTAATGCAAAACATAAAGGCACCAATCAGGTGCCTTTATTACTTTATTTCGATAAGTTAATAACTTGCGCCTTTATTTCTGCATATCGCATGGCCTGACAAACACCGAAAAAACTTAACTGTCTAACTTTTGCGCGGGTAAATAATGGCACCGTCATACCTGACAAAAAACGGCATAGCGTATCAATAGATAAACCTGCAGGTGTTGAACCTGCAGGGCTTTTCATAGTTGAAAAATGTTGCTTCAATTGCGTAATAGCTAGCTCAATAGTTTGTATGCTCACCGGTAGATGATTATTTGAATATTGTAATTTAGCCACCTGCCCACGACAAACTGAGCAATGCCCGCAGCTTTTAGGTGCTTGTTGATCATCAAAGTAATGGCAAAGCTCTTGGGTTAAACAATGCTGACTTTGAAAGAATGCCACTAACTTATCAATACGCTGAATTTCTGACTGCTCTTTTTCATGAAAATAATGAAACAGTCGGTCCACTAAAGTAACATCGCTTAATGCGGCTATATCCACACTAAACACTTCGGTAGCTTTTTTCGTTTCTAACACAATGTGCTGTTGTTCGGCTAAATACTCAAGTGCAGCAACAATACGTTTTCTTGGTGCTTGAAAGCGAGAATACATTAAATCAAAGTCTGGCTCTCCCCAGATTTTTTTCATTTTTGCCGCGCTAAAAACCTGTGCTAAAAACTCATTTCTTTCAGCATTAAAGCTACGAATAATATTTTCTTTTGGTGTGACGAACTTAAACTTAAAATCAGCAAAATAACTGAACTTAGCGTTGATAACGCCCAATAGTTCTAATTGAACCAACAGCGTTTTTAGTGCTAATTGTTTAATATTACTCGCATTTGATAAACTGAGTACTTGCAGTTCCCATTGACCACTGTGCATTTCGTTACGAATATTTTCTAACACATACTCAATACTGCTTCTTTCGGGGGTGTCAGCATAAACAAAGTTTTCTACCGTATGAATTCCATCAAGGTTAGCTAAGGTATAACAGGCTGCATTGCCTTTATCTCGCCCTGCTCGACCTATTTCTTGGCTATAGTTTTCAATGGACTTAGGTAAGTCGTAATGTATTACAAAGCGGATATCTGATTTATCAATTCCCATACCAAAGGCGATGGTGGCTACGATAACCGGCGTTTTACCTTGCATAAAGTCTTGCTGGATTTTCTGACGTACATCATCTTTAAAGCCCGCATGATAAGCTTTTGCTGATATACCTTGTTGTTGCAAATAATTCGCAACTTTTTCAGCACTTTGCTGCAAAGTAACATAAATAATACCGCAACCTTGATGATGTTGAATTAAATCGACTAAGGTTTGATTTTTTGCAACTTCCGCGACTGGCAAAACCGATAAGTCTAAGTTACTGCGATAAAAGCCTGTTTGTACTATATGCTTGTCATCGATACTAAACTTTTTCGCCATATCTTGCTTAACGTGTTTAGTAGCGGTTGCGGTCAGTAATAACACTAAAGGAATATTTAGCTCTTCTCGATAACGTGGTAATTTTAAGTAATCAGGTCGAAAATTATGCCCCCACTCAGATATACAGTGCGCCTCGTCAACGACTAACATCGATATGGCAATTGACTCAATAAACTGACGAAAACGCTCATTTTTAAAGCGTTCAACCGACACCATTAAGATTTTGATTTTACCGTCGCGAACATCACGCGTGACTTGTTGGCTCTCTTCGAACGATAACGTTGAATCAATGCTAGCACCAGCAATACCCTTGGCATGTAAAAATGCTAACTGATCTTTCATCAAAGCCAACAATGGCGACACCACTAGGGTTAAATGCGGTAAATTGATTGCCGCTAACTGATAACAAAGCGACTTTCCTGCGCCTGTGGGAAATATGGCAAGTGAAGATTCACCATTAAGTAATTGCGATATCGTTTGTTCTTGCCCGATTCTAAAGTCGTCAAAGCCAAAGGTAGTTTTTAAGGATTGATGTAAAGTCGACATATATAGCCTATTTTCTTAATATCGCGCTAACTTACTATACTTCAGCCGCGACTACACTTATTTCAACTAACAATACATCTCTTGCCATTGCTGCTTGCACACAAGCACGAGCAGGTGCGAAGCCATCAGGAACCCAAGCATCCCATACGGCATTCATCGCTGCAAAATCAGCCATTGTTTTTAAGTATATTGTCGCTGAAAGCATATGCTGCTTTGAACTTCCTGCTTGTGTTAATAATGCTTCAACTTTATCTAACATTGTTTGTGTTTGATGAGTAATATCTTGCGTCGCGTCAGCACACACTTGACCACACAAATAAACCGTACCCTTGTGTTTAACAATACGACTCATGCGCGGTTTAGTTTCTAATCTTTCAATAGTCATTTAATTTCCATTCACATATAAAAAAGCCCTGCTAAATGTTAACAGGGCTTGTGGTGATTAACACTAATAATTAACGTTGAGTAGCTTTCATAAAATCTGGATCATTAAATAAAGCGCCACAAAGTTTTTGTACCAAAACAGGGTAATTTAATTGGCCATTTGGAATAGCAATGCTCCCTATAAATGATGACTCAAACTCATGGGTAACAGAGATTGATTTTGTAAAAATAACGCTATCCTTGTTTGTAACAACAAACTCAACAGTCATTTTGCCATCACCTACTGAAAAACCCGATACATCAATATCATTTTCAATAAGTTTGCCGGCAATAACAATGGAAGAAACACCTGAATAAAGCTTTGCTGCCGTTAATTCACTTTGTAGGGCTGATTCTAAATAATCGCCAAAAGACTTATTATTAGGAGAAACTAAACTAGAACCACGAAGTGAAATAGAGTTAAGCTTTTTATTATCTTCAATGTTGCCAACAGCCATTAACTCAAGAGAACTTCGTTTCAAGTGCTGTAAATTATCCATTGAGTTTTTGTATGGCGGTGCAACCATAGTACATGCAGATAAAAACAACACCGTAAAAATCGCTAAATATTTCATATAGACCTCCCTGTGTTATTCAGTAATGTTGTTGAGCTCTTCAACAAGTAGATTAATTGCTTGCTCTGAAGCGCGACGGGCAGAAAGTGAAAAGTCACTTTTAAATTCATCGAACTCTGCATGACCAGCCGACTCGACTGTTTTTTCCCAAACCAACTCACCATTCGCATCGATTGCTTTACATATCAATTTGATTGAAAAGTCTGTCGCAGGCCAAGTCATTAAACTATCAGAGCTTGAATTAGTTTCTATTTCAGGTACAAAAATTAAGGAAATGCCTTTCTCATTGATAAAGTCACTCTCATCTAATGATTTTACCGAGTAAACATCTTTGTACTTACTTGATAAAGCAGTATAAAAAGCACTTTCTAAATCACTATATGGTAGATAGGTTATTTTATCGCCACCGCCACCTGGCGAGGTTACTTTTTTCTTTTTGTTTTCATCAGAGATGTAATAACCAACAATTTTTTCACTCTTATTTTCTGCTTGGTTAATATTTGCCATATCTGGGTTTATTTCAATTTGGTGCGCACAGCCTGTAACGAGTAGAGCTAGCAGCACTATAATGCTTTGAATATATATTTTCACTGAGGATCCCTTTCAATTTATTATTGTTTATTACTTGTTATTATTTTGTTAACTAAAGTTAACGAGCACAATGTACATATTTTTTTCTTCATATTCAATAATTAACTATAAACACTACTATCGATTTTACTGTCAAAATTGAATCAAAAAACATAGTTTACCTATTGTATTTAAGGCAAAAAAAAACCTGCTTCTTAGCAGGTTTTTTAAATTTATTTGATTCATTTACTTCGTTAATGAAGATATAAAAGAAAAATTATTCCCACTCGATAGTGGCAGGTGGCTTGCCTGATATATCATAAACCACACGAGATATACCATCAATCTCATTGATAATACGGTTAGATACCAGACCTAAAAAGTCGTAAGGTAAATGTGACCAACGAGCCGTCATAAAGTCGATAGTTTCCACACAGCGCAAACTTACTACCCAATCATATTTACGCGCATCACCCATCACACCAACAGAGCGTACAGGTAAAAACACGGTAAATGCTTGGCTTACTTTTTTGTATAAGTCATGCTTGTGTAATTCTTCAATGAAAATATGATCCGCACGACGTAATAAGTCAGCATATTCTTTTTTCACTTCACCTAAAATACGCACACCTAAACCTGGTCCAGGGAACGGATGACGATATAACATATCGTAAGGTAGCCCTAACTCGAGTCCGATTTTACGTACTTCATCTTTAAATAATTCACGTAAAGGCTCAACTAAACCAAGCTTCATATGATCAGGTAAACCACCAACATTATGATGAGATTTAATCACATGGGCTTTACCAGTAGCAGATGCCGCTGACTCTATAACATCAGGGTAAATAGTGCCTTGCGCTAACCATTTAGCGTTGCTGAGTTTATTCGCTTCTTCATCAAAAATTTCAACAAAAACATTGCCAATAATTTTACGTTTGGCTTCTGGCTCGCTCTCAGTCGCTAAGCGATCTAAGAAACGGTTTTCAGCATTAACATGAATAATCTTTAGACCAAAATGGTCACCGAACATATCCATCACTTGCTGACCTTCGTTTAAACGTAATAAACCGTTATCAACAAACACACATGTTAACTTGTCACCAATCGCGCGATGTAAAAGCATAGCAACAACTGATGAATCAACACCACCTGATAAACCAAGAATTACTTCGTCATCGCCAATTTGTGCTTTCATTTTTTCAATGGCGTCTTCAATAATTGACGCTGGGGTCCACAATTTTTCACATTGACAAATATCAACGACAAAGTGCTCTAAAATACGCAAACCTTGTTTAGTATGTGTTACTTCAGGATGAAATTGCACACCGTAAAATTGCTTTTCTTCATTGGCCATTGCTGCATATTTACAACTTGGTGTTTGTGCTACGGTGACAAAGCCATCAGGAATTGCTGATACTTTATCGCCGTGACTCATCCAAACATCTAATAACGCATTACCGTTTGCACTGACGTTATCTTCTATAGCATTAAAAAGCGCCGATTTAGCGATAACTTCAACAGCGGCATAACCAAACTCTTTATGCTCAGAGCCTTCAACAGCACCGCCCAATTGCTCAGCCATTGTCTGCATGCCATAGCAAATGCCTAATACAGGTACACCGGCATTAAAAACATATTCAGGTGCACGAGGAGAGTTGTGCTCAGTAACTGACTCAGGTCCGCCAGCTAATATAATACCTGTAGGGTTAAAGCCTTCAATTTGTTCTTGAGTAACATCCCAAGCCCATAATTCACAGTAAACGCCTATTTCTCGTACACGACGAGCAATAAGTTGAGTGTATTGCGAACCAAAATCTAATATCAGTATGCGGTGATCATGAATGTCTTTACTCATGTTGTTTTCCTACTTTTATTTAACAATAAAATGAATAGGCTGAGCTTGCTCAATATGAGTTAGCGCTCAGCCTATTTGAATTTTTAGATGACATTTTCAATCATCTATTTCTATAATTTCTGTCAACATTCAATCGAAAATATTGCCGTCATATAAACGTCAGTAGCTTGATGCTTAGTTTACTGGTTGAGTACTCACAACCTTAAAATTGACGACAATAATTCAACAAAGCCTAACCTGTTCTGTAGTTAGGTGCTTCTTTTGTTATGGCAACATCATGCACGTGCGACTCACCCATACCTGCAGAAGTGATTTTCATAAATTCTGGTTTAGTACGCATAATTTCAATCGTTGCTGAACCAGTTAAGCCCATTGATGAACGCAAGCCACCCATTTGTTGATGAATAATTGCTGCAACAGGACCTTTATAAGCAACACGACCTTCAATACCTTCAGGTACTAACTTGTCTGCTTCACCATCTGACTTTTGGAAGTAACGATCACTTGAACCTTCTTTTTGGCTCATCGCGCCTAAAGAACCCATGCCGCGATATGACTTATAGTAACGACCTTGATAAAGCTCGACTTCACCAGGTGCTTCTTCAGTACCTGCAAGCATGCTCCCCACCATTACACAATGTGCGCCAGCAACTAGTGCCTTGGCAATATCGCCCGAAAAGCGAATGCCGCCATCAGCAATAACCGGAATACCTGTACCTTTTAAGGCTTCAACAGCATTCGAAATAGCGGTTAATTGCGGTACACCTACACCCGTAACGATACGAGTAGTACAAATAGAACCTGGACCTATACCAACTTTTACCGCGTCAACACCAACATCTGCCAGTGCTTTAGCACCAGCACCTGTAGCAACGTTACCTGCAATAATTTGTAAATCAGGATAACGAGTGCGTGTTTCAGCAACGCGGTCAATAACACCTTGCGAATGACCGTGTGAAGTATCAATTAATAGTACATCTACACCAGCAGCAACAAGCGCGTCAATACGTTCGTCTGTACCTGCACCAACACCAACAGCAGCACCAACACGTAAACGACCTAACTCGTCTTTACATGCGTTAGGTTTGCTTTCAGCTTTTTGGTAATCTTTAACGGTAATTAAGCCCTTCAAAGTAAAGGCATCATCGATCATGAGAATTTTTTCAATGCGATGCTCATGCATCAAACATAAAATTTCTTCACGCGAAGCACCTTCTTTAACGGTGACTAATTTATCTTTTTTGGTCATCAATGCTGAAACCGGCTTTTCTAAGTCAGTTTCAAAACGTAAATCACGACCAGTAATAATACCGACCAATTTATTTTTTTCATCAACAACAGGGAAACCAGAAAAACCAAGCTCATCCGCTAAACGCATAGTATCTAGGATACTTGCACTAGGGTTAACGGTTACTGGATCTGAAACAATACCACTTTCAAATTTCTTTACTTGAGAAACATTTTTGGCTTGTTCAGCAATGGTCATATTTTTATGAATAAAACCTATGCCACCTTCTTGTGCTAAGGTAATGGCTAAACGCGCTTCGGTCACTGTGTCCATCGACGCAGAGATCATAGGAACATTTAAATTGATCTTTCGAGTTAATTTGGTTTTTAAATCGGCAGTATGAGGCAGTACCGTAGAATGAGCAGGTACCAGTAAAACATCGTCAAAAGTTAACGCTTCTTGGGCAATTCTTAACATCGCAACATCTCTCTAAAATGAGTGGTTAGGGAGGAAATATTGCGGCAGAATTTTAACCGCTTTCCCTGCTAAGGTAAACTTATAATTGCAATTAATCGAAAATAAACTGTCGATGCTTGGCTAAACAAATATATAATACTTAATAATGACACCTTCATTTCCTCTTAATATTAAAAAAGTAACGTATTTATGGCTCAACAGCATATTCTTCAAGTAAGTGAACTCACCAAAAAAGTACGTTTTATTCTAGAAAGTGAGTTAAATACGGTCTGGTTATGTGGTGAAATTTCTAATTTTATTGCCGCCGGTTCAGGGCATTGGTATTTATCACTTAAAGATCAAAAGTCACAAGTTCGTTGTGCCATGTTTAAAGGCAATAATCGCAGAGTAAGAATACAACCGCAAAATGGTCAGCAGGTTTTAGTGCGGGCCAAAGTATCATTGTACGAACCTAGAGGCGACTTCCAACTTATTATCGAACAAATGGAGTCTGCCGGTGAAGGGCTATTACGACAACAATATCAATTATTAAAAGATAAACTACATAACGAAGGCTTATTCGAACTTCATCACAAGCAAGTCATCCCTAAGTTAATTCAAACGGTAGGTATAATTACCTCCCCTACCGGTGCTGCGGTAAAAGATATCATCACAGTACTCAACCGTAGAAACCCTTTATTAAAAGTTATTATTTACCCCGTGTTAGTGCAAGGCGAGC
The Colwellia sp. Arc7-D genome window above contains:
- a CDS encoding peptidylprolyl isomerase codes for the protein MKITDNKVVVLHYAVSDSEDTLIDSSYDHSPLAVIQGSNYLISGLEEALVDHQAGDKFEVEVSADNAYGQREDGFVQTVPKAMFGGIEDLAVGSQLRATTDDGEQTVIVIDVQDDEITVDGNHPLAGIDLKFDVEVLEVRDATEEELAHGHVHSEGGCGHSH
- the guaA gene encoding glutamine-hydrolyzing GMP synthase; this translates as MSKDIHDHRILILDFGSQYTQLIARRVREIGVYCELWAWDVTQEQIEGFNPTGIILAGGPESVTEHNSPRAPEYVFNAGVPVLGICYGMQTMAEQLGGAVEGSEHKEFGYAAVEVIAKSALFNAIEDNVSANGNALLDVWMSHGDKVSAIPDGFVTVAQTPSCKYAAMANEEKQFYGVQFHPEVTHTKQGLRILEHFVVDICQCEKLWTPASIIEDAIEKMKAQIGDDEVILGLSGGVDSSVVAMLLHRAIGDKLTCVFVDNGLLRLNEGQQVMDMFGDHFGLKIIHVNAENRFLDRLATESEPEAKRKIIGNVFVEIFDEEANKLSNAKWLAQGTIYPDVIESAASATGKAHVIKSHHNVGGLPDHMKLGLVEPLRELFKDEVRKIGLELGLPYDMLYRHPFPGPGLGVRILGEVKKEYADLLRRADHIFIEELHKHDLYKKVSQAFTVFLPVRSVGVMGDARKYDWVVSLRCVETIDFMTARWSHLPYDFLGLVSNRIINEIDGISRVVYDISGKPPATIEWE
- a CDS encoding RecQ family ATP-dependent DNA helicase; translated protein: MSTLHQSLKTTFGFDDFRIGQEQTISQLLNGESSLAIFPTGAGKSLCYQLAAINLPHLTLVVSPLLALMKDQLAFLHAKGIAGASIDSTLSFEESQQVTRDVRDGKIKILMVSVERFKNERFRQFIESIAISMLVVDEAHCISEWGHNFRPDYLKLPRYREELNIPLVLLLTATATKHVKQDMAKKFSIDDKHIVQTGFYRSNLDLSVLPVAEVAKNQTLVDLIQHHQGCGIIYVTLQQSAEKVANYLQQQGISAKAYHAGFKDDVRQKIQQDFMQGKTPVIVATIAFGMGIDKSDIRFVIHYDLPKSIENYSQEIGRAGRDKGNAACYTLANLDGIHTVENFVYADTPERSSIEYVLENIRNEMHSGQWELQVLSLSNASNIKQLALKTLLVQLELLGVINAKFSYFADFKFKFVTPKENIIRSFNAERNEFLAQVFSAAKMKKIWGEPDFDLMYSRFQAPRKRIVAALEYLAEQQHIVLETKKATEVFSVDIAALSDVTLVDRLFHYFHEKEQSEIQRIDKLVAFFQSQHCLTQELCHYFDDQQAPKSCGHCSVCRGQVAKLQYSNNHLPVSIQTIELAITQLKQHFSTMKSPAGSTPAGLSIDTLCRFLSGMTVPLFTRAKVRQLSFFGVCQAMRYAEIKAQVINLSK
- the guaB gene encoding IMP dehydrogenase produces the protein MLRIAQEALTFDDVLLVPAHSTVLPHTADLKTKLTRKINLNVPMISASMDTVTEARLAITLAQEGGIGFIHKNMTIAEQAKNVSQVKKFESGIVSDPVTVNPSASILDTMRLADELGFSGFPVVDEKNKLVGIITGRDLRFETDLEKPVSALMTKKDKLVTVKEGASREEILCLMHEHRIEKILMIDDAFTLKGLITVKDYQKAESKPNACKDELGRLRVGAAVGVGAGTDERIDALVAAGVDVLLIDTSHGHSQGVIDRVAETRTRYPDLQIIAGNVATGAGAKALADVGVDAVKVGIGPGSICTTRIVTGVGVPQLTAISNAVEALKGTGIPVIADGGIRFSGDIAKALVAGAHCVMVGSMLAGTEEAPGEVELYQGRYYKSYRGMGSLGAMSQKEGSSDRYFQKSDGEADKLVPEGIEGRVAYKGPVAAIIHQQMGGLRSSMGLTGSATIEIMRTKPEFMKITSAGMGESHVHDVAITKEAPNYRTG
- the ygfZ gene encoding tRNA-modifying protein YgfZ encodes the protein MNNNLPSYNELPEVFAINLSSIGAITLTGEEQIKYLQGQVTCDVASLEQTKLLNGAHCNAKGKVFSAFRLLERQSKFFLIQPISSIKQSLAELKKFGVFAKVEITEDVEQAYLAIAGQQAAIKMAALFKQVPDEKTPVIHEGDTTLAYIAGNIDRYLIIGNAAQLSTFSSTLDFTVYNDSVWNLLEIVEGFPQIAQQYIAEYVPQMLNLQAINGISFTKGCYLGQETVARMQYLGKNKRALFALTGDNTQAKVGDIIEKKLGDNWRKAGDVLASYQASNHQTYIQGVLANDIDDATELRIKEQSSNLTILPLPYKTNTD
- a CDS encoding succinate dehydrogenase assembly factor 2, with the protein product MTLTDNKPRLRWACRRGMLELDVLFMPFVEDAYDDLTAENKAIFERLLVCQDPELFAWFMGHETCEDKDLNAMVQLILQRVKV
- a CDS encoding RidA family protein, with product MTIERLETKPRMSRIVKHKGTVYLCGQVCADATQDITHQTQTMLDKVEALLTQAGSSKQHMLSATIYLKTMADFAAMNAVWDAWVPDGFAPARACVQAAMARDVLLVEISVVAAEV